The Equus quagga isolate Etosha38 chromosome 10, UCLA_HA_Equagga_1.0, whole genome shotgun sequence genome includes a region encoding these proteins:
- the LOC124245825 gene encoding 60S ribosomal protein L7a-like — protein MPKGKKAKGKKVAPAPAVVKKQETKKVVNPLFKKRPKNFAIGQGIQPKRDVTCFVKWPRYIWLQQQRAILYKRVKVPPTINKFTQALDRQIATQLLKLAHKYRPETKQEKKQRLLARAEKKAAGKGDVPTKRPPVLRAGVNTVTTLMENKKAQLVVIAHDVDPIELVVFLPALCRKMGVPYCIIKAKARLGRLVHRKTCTTVAVTQVNSEDKGALAKLVEAIRTNYNDRYNEIGRYWGGNVLGPKSVAHIAKLEMAKAKELATKMG, from the coding sequence ATGCCGAAAGGGAAGAAGGCCAAGGGAAAGAAGGTGGCCCCGGCCCCTGCGGTCGTGAAGAAGCAGGAGACCAAGAAGGTGGTGAACCCGCTGTTTAAGAAGAGGCCCAAGAATTTCGCCATCGGACAGGGCATCCAGCCCAAACGGGACGTCACCTGCTTCGTCAAATGGCCGCGCTACATCTGGCTGCAGCAACAGAGGGCGATCCTCTATAAGCGGGTCAAGGTACCTCCCACGATCAACAAGTTCACCCAGGCCCTGGACCGCCAGATAGCTACTCAGCTGCTCAAGCTGGCCCACAAGTACAGACCAGAgacaaagcaagagaagaagcagAGGCTGCTGGCCCGGGCTGAGAAGAAGGCTGCTGGCAAAGGGGATGTCCCCACTAAGAGGCCACCGGTCCTTCGAGCAGGGGTCAATACTGTCACCACCTTGATGGAGAACAAGAAGGCTCAGCTGGTAGTGATCGCACACGACGTGGATCCCATCGAGCTGGTCgtcttccttcctgccctgtgTCGGAAGATGGGGGTGCCCTACTGCATCATCAAGGCCAAGGCCCGGCTGGGGCGTCTGGTCCACAGGAAGACCTGTACCACCGTCGCCGTCACACAAGTCAACTCGGAAGACAAAGGAGCTCTGGCTAAGCTGGTGGAAGCTATCAGGACCAACTACAACGACAGATACAACGAGATCGGCCGTTACTGGGGAGGCAACGTCTTGGGTCCAAAATCGGTGGCTCACATCGCCAAGCTGGAGATGGCAAAGGCTAAAGAACTGGCCACCAAGATGGGCTGA